One genomic window of Maribacter aquivivus includes the following:
- a CDS encoding S8 family peptidase: MTNTYLKSIFALSIAAVLTGCGSTKSVGGSGLVLTPVENIDATPLKISDLTTSEKNNWGHLDLVTDTIPGMSVDKAYREIIKNRKGTKTIVAVLDSGIDLKHEDLVNVLWTNTKEKAGNGIDDDGNGFIDDIHGYNFLGESYNEQLEYVRMLRLNIGDAATLSKAKTKLDAKYNEALQGKEQYESIYQAVKNADADVKKYLKKDTYTKKDLSTIKATDEAMQRNVAILNQMFGINETIPGVLKDLTNGLKYYTEQLNYNLNKDFNGRESVGDNAYDFTDVDYGNGNPQNRVDDESHGTHVAGIIAAERNNGKGVNGVANNVAIMSIRAVPNGDEYDKDIARGIRYAVDNGARVINGSFGKSFSPNANWVYDAIKYAADNNVLFVHAAGNDGADLDNPIKANFPNDQINNGPEIADNVITVGALNPKYGSELVASYSNYGKINVDIFAPGTDIYSSYPNNEYEYSPGTSMAAPGVAGVAALVMSQYPSLTASQVKKIILQSGLPIKTKVVLGKNTGKSGSLDEISTSGKIANAYNALVLASKVAAGQVKL; the protein is encoded by the coding sequence ATGACAAATACATATTTAAAATCAATCTTCGCACTATCAATAGCTGCGGTTTTAACCGGGTGTGGAAGCACAAAATCAGTTGGAGGTAGCGGATTAGTTCTTACTCCCGTAGAAAACATAGATGCTACGCCTTTAAAAATTTCTGACCTTACTACCAGTGAAAAAAATAACTGGGGTCATTTAGATCTAGTTACCGATACTATACCCGGTATGAGTGTAGATAAAGCGTACAGAGAAATCATAAAAAATAGAAAAGGAACAAAAACAATTGTTGCCGTACTTGATTCTGGTATTGACCTAAAGCATGAAGACCTTGTTAATGTATTATGGACTAATACTAAAGAAAAAGCCGGTAACGGTATTGATGATGATGGTAACGGATTCATAGATGACATTCATGGTTATAATTTCTTAGGCGAGTCTTATAATGAACAATTAGAATATGTTCGTATGCTTCGTTTAAATATTGGTGACGCCGCAACGTTATCAAAAGCCAAAACTAAATTAGATGCTAAATACAATGAGGCTTTACAGGGTAAAGAGCAATACGAATCTATATATCAAGCTGTAAAAAATGCAGATGCAGATGTAAAGAAGTATTTAAAGAAAGACACCTATACTAAAAAAGATTTATCAACTATAAAAGCAACAGATGAAGCTATGCAACGTAATGTTGCCATACTAAATCAAATGTTCGGTATTAATGAAACTATACCGGGTGTTCTTAAAGACTTAACCAATGGTCTTAAATACTATACAGAACAACTTAACTATAATCTAAACAAAGATTTTAATGGTAGAGAATCTGTTGGTGATAATGCCTATGATTTTACCGATGTTGATTACGGTAACGGAAATCCTCAAAATAGAGTTGATGATGAAAGTCACGGTACTCACGTAGCAGGTATTATCGCTGCTGAACGTAATAATGGTAAAGGTGTTAACGGTGTTGCTAACAATGTAGCTATTATGAGTATTAGAGCCGTGCCTAACGGTGATGAGTATGATAAGGATATTGCCAGAGGTATTCGTTATGCTGTTGATAACGGTGCACGTGTTATTAATGGTAGTTTTGGTAAGTCTTTTTCTCCAAATGCCAATTGGGTTTATGATGCTATTAAATATGCTGCAGATAACAATGTGCTTTTTGTACATGCTGCCGGTAATGATGGTGCTGATCTAGATAATCCTATTAAAGCTAACTTCCCTAACGATCAAATAAACAACGGTCCAGAAATTGCTGATAATGTAATTACAGTTGGTGCCTTAAACCCAAAATACGGATCTGAATTGGTAGCGAGCTACTCTAACTACGGAAAAATTAATGTTGATATTTTTGCTCCAGGTACAGATATCTATTCTTCATACCCTAATAACGAATATGAATATTCTCCAGGCACTTCTATGGCTGCACCTGGTGTTGCAGGTGTTGCTGCTTTGGTAATGTCTCAATACCCAAGCTTAACGGCTTCTCAAGTGAAGAAAATAATATTGCAATCTGGTTTACCTATTAAAACAAAAGTAGTATTAGGTAAGAACACGGGTAAAAGTGGTTCTTTAGATGAAATCTCTACTTCTGGTAAAATAGCAAATGCCTACAATGCATTGGTTTTAGCTAGTAAAGTAGCTGCAGGACAGGTTAAATTATAA
- a CDS encoding M1 family metallopeptidase, which produces MTKSFFTFLTAVFSIGLLAQNKTDYWQQHVDYTMAVDMNVDNFQYTGTQTLVYTNNSPDELKRVYFHLYFNAFQPGSEMDIRLQSIADPDDRMTTPDKKSRIASLTDSEIGYLHATSLTQDGSKVTFSEEGTVLVVDLAKPIAAGAKSTFNMEFKGQVPLQIRRSGRNSEEGVALSMSQWYPKLAEYDFEGWHADPYIAREFQGVWGDFDVKLTIDKEYTVGGTGYLQNPNEIGHGYETPGTKIKKQKGKTLTWHFKAPMVHDFMWAADPEYIHDIQQVPDGPVLHFLYKNDPEILENWKNLQPKTIEAMQFFSKNIGKYPYDQYSVIQGGDGGMEYAMSTLITGKRKFGSLVGVMAHEMAHSWFQHILATNEAKHEWMDEGFTSFISKLCMSEIMDYEKENPFEGTYKGYRNLALSGKEQPQGTYADRYALNFAYGISAYSKGSIFLSQLGYVIGQDKLMETIRQYYDEFKFKHPVPNDIKRVAEKVSGFELDWYLTDWTQTNNTIDYGIKEVLASENNTKITLERIGLMPMPLDILVVYNDDSRETFYAPLRMMRGEKENPYEGIERTVIEDWPWAYPTYNFTINKPMSSIKAIVIDPSQLMADVNLENNVWQAE; this is translated from the coding sequence ATGACTAAATCATTTTTTACGTTTCTAACAGCAGTTTTCTCAATAGGATTACTGGCTCAAAACAAAACCGATTATTGGCAACAACATGTTGATTACACCATGGCGGTAGATATGAATGTTGATAATTTTCAATATACCGGTACACAGACCTTGGTCTATACCAATAATTCTCCAGATGAGTTAAAGCGTGTTTACTTCCATTTGTATTTCAACGCTTTTCAACCTGGTAGTGAAATGGATATTCGCTTACAAAGCATTGCTGATCCAGATGATAGAATGACTACCCCTGATAAAAAAAGTAGAATTGCTTCACTTACCGATAGTGAAATAGGATACTTACATGCAACCTCTTTAACACAAGATGGAAGTAAGGTTACATTTTCAGAAGAAGGAACCGTGTTAGTTGTTGATTTGGCTAAGCCGATAGCAGCTGGTGCTAAGTCTACTTTTAATATGGAATTTAAAGGTCAAGTTCCGTTACAAATTAGACGTTCTGGTAGAAATAGTGAAGAAGGTGTTGCCTTATCAATGAGCCAATGGTATCCAAAATTAGCAGAATATGATTTTGAAGGCTGGCATGCAGATCCATATATTGCACGTGAGTTTCAGGGAGTTTGGGGAGATTTTGATGTAAAATTGACCATTGACAAAGAGTACACCGTTGGTGGAACTGGTTATTTACAAAACCCTAACGAAATAGGTCATGGTTATGAAACACCTGGTACTAAAATTAAAAAACAAAAAGGCAAGACATTAACTTGGCATTTTAAAGCGCCAATGGTTCATGATTTTATGTGGGCCGCAGATCCAGAATATATTCATGATATTCAACAAGTACCAGACGGACCTGTGCTTCATTTCTTATATAAAAACGATCCTGAAATTTTAGAGAACTGGAAAAACCTTCAGCCTAAAACTATTGAAGCAATGCAGTTTTTTAGCAAGAACATTGGTAAATACCCATATGACCAATACTCGGTTATTCAAGGTGGTGATGGTGGTATGGAATATGCGATGTCCACTTTAATAACAGGTAAGCGTAAATTTGGTAGCCTTGTTGGTGTTATGGCGCATGAAATGGCACACTCTTGGTTTCAACATATATTAGCAACAAACGAAGCTAAACATGAGTGGATGGATGAAGGGTTTACTTCTTTTATTTCTAAACTTTGTATGAGTGAAATAATGGACTACGAAAAAGAAAATCCTTTTGAGGGTACATATAAAGGGTACAGAAACTTAGCCCTTTCTGGTAAAGAACAACCACAAGGTACATATGCAGATCGTTACGCTCTTAATTTTGCCTACGGTATTTCTGCTTACAGTAAAGGTTCTATATTTCTATCTCAATTAGGCTATGTTATAGGTCAAGATAAATTGATGGAAACTATTCGTCAATACTACGATGAGTTTAAGTTTAAACACCCGGTGCCTAACGATATTAAGCGTGTTGCAGAGAAAGTATCTGGTTTTGAATTAGATTGGTATTTAACCGATTGGACACAGACAAATAATACTATTGATTACGGTATTAAAGAGGTGTTGGCATCAGAAAACAACACTAAAATTACCTTAGAACGTATTGGTTTAATGCCAATGCCTTTAGATATTTTGGTGGTATATAATGATGATTCTAGAGAAACCTTTTATGCTCCGTTACGTATGATGCGTGGTGAAAAAGAAAACCCTTATGAGGGTATTGAAAGAACTGTAATTGAAGATTGGCCTTGGGCTTACCCAACCTATAATTTTACTATCAACAAACCAATGTCTTCAATAAAAGCAATTGTTATTGATCCTTCGCAATTAATGGCAGATGTCAATTTAGAGAATAATGTTTGGCAAGCAGAATAG
- the rnpA gene encoding ribonuclease P protein component, whose translation MDASFGKKEKLKSKILITQLFQEGRGVSVYPLKLIYLSVEQKEVPIKTGVTVSKRNFKSAVDRNRIKRLLRESYRLNKALVFNNTDANFAFLFLYLGKDMPTFEQLDHKMKLVLNKFKLQIDEKNNK comes from the coding sequence ATGGATGCATCCTTCGGAAAAAAGGAAAAACTAAAAAGTAAAATACTCATCACCCAATTGTTTCAAGAGGGAAGAGGTGTTTCCGTATATCCGTTGAAATTAATTTATCTATCCGTAGAACAAAAAGAAGTGCCAATTAAAACAGGGGTAACCGTATCTAAACGAAATTTTAAAAGTGCGGTTGATAGAAATAGGATTAAACGGCTACTTAGAGAGTCTTATAGACTTAATAAAGCGCTGGTTTTTAACAATACAGATGCAAACTTTGCGTTTCTATTTTTATACCTTGGTAAGGATATGCCCACCTTTGAGCAGTTAGATCATAAAATGAAGCTCGTTTTAAACAAGTTTAAGCTACAGATTGATGAAAAAAATAATAAGTAA
- a CDS encoding S41 family peptidase yields the protein MKKIISKKVLVPIIAIAFLFVGSSYKSDFFEIAKQIEIFTTLFKELNMNYVDETNPAELMDTAIKNMLNELDPYTKFLNEQDVETYRINNAGEYSGIGAMVRSFDDKLLIIEPHQGYPADKAGLKAGDEIIQIGDIKVADFEDNASELLKGANGSTINVTYKRQGKLNTTSITREGIEVDAVPFFKMIDNKTGYIVLAKFNAKATEQTKSALLDLKGKGAEKIILDLRGNPGGLLSEAINVTNLFVPKGELVVTTKSKVKKFNREYHTNNQPVDEEIPLVVLVNGSSASASEIVSGSLQDLDRAVIMGARSFGKGLVQRPLKLTYGTQLKVTISRYYTSSGRCIQSLDYWNRDESGNAVRNTTFNDFTTRNGRKVQDGGGILPDIEVATSKTNDLTLALLQNNVIFDYATNYHYAHKYNDVADFKFTDADFNAFKNYVKQSSFSFETKAEQAIKKALSGDENDFLGSDVQDSYKTLLANIEKGKINALDKYQREIQKNLEDEIVKRYFYRDGLYQYYLNNDDAILAATELLSNNSKYSAILK from the coding sequence ATGAAAAAAATAATAAGTAAAAAAGTACTTGTACCCATAATTGCCATCGCTTTTCTATTTGTAGGAAGTAGTTATAAGAGTGACTTTTTTGAAATAGCCAAACAGATTGAAATCTTTACCACCTTGTTCAAAGAATTGAACATGAACTATGTGGATGAAACCAACCCGGCAGAATTAATGGATACCGCCATTAAAAATATGCTGAACGAATTGGATCCCTATACCAAATTCTTAAACGAACAAGATGTAGAAACGTATCGCATAAACAATGCTGGCGAATATTCTGGTATTGGTGCCATGGTACGTTCTTTTGATGATAAATTATTAATTATAGAGCCACACCAAGGATACCCCGCAGATAAGGCAGGATTAAAGGCCGGTGATGAAATAATACAGATTGGCGATATCAAGGTGGCAGATTTTGAAGATAATGCCAGTGAGCTTTTAAAAGGGGCTAACGGGTCAACAATAAATGTTACTTACAAGAGACAAGGTAAATTAAACACTACTAGTATTACTCGTGAAGGCATTGAAGTAGATGCAGTACCTTTCTTTAAAATGATCGATAACAAAACCGGTTATATTGTTTTGGCAAAATTTAATGCCAAAGCAACAGAACAGACCAAATCTGCTTTATTAGATTTGAAAGGAAAGGGTGCAGAAAAAATTATCTTAGACTTAAGAGGAAACCCTGGCGGATTATTATCTGAAGCTATTAATGTTACTAACTTATTTGTACCAAAAGGTGAATTGGTTGTGACAACGAAATCAAAGGTTAAAAAATTCAACCGAGAATATCATACCAACAATCAGCCTGTAGATGAAGAAATTCCGCTAGTTGTTTTAGTAAACGGAAGCAGTGCTTCTGCCAGTGAAATTGTTTCTGGTAGTTTACAAGATTTAGACAGAGCAGTAATAATGGGGGCCAGAAGCTTTGGTAAAGGCTTAGTACAACGTCCACTTAAATTGACTTACGGTACTCAACTTAAAGTTACCATTTCTAGATATTATACCTCTTCTGGTCGTTGTATACAATCGTTGGATTATTGGAACAGGGATGAAAGTGGTAATGCAGTCCGTAATACTACTTTTAATGATTTTACCACTCGTAACGGTAGAAAAGTACAAGATGGTGGTGGTATTTTACCAGATATTGAAGTAGCTACTTCTAAAACCAATGACCTTACTTTGGCATTGTTGCAGAATAACGTCATATTCGATTATGCTACTAACTACCATTATGCTCATAAATATAATGATGTTGCCGACTTTAAATTTACAGATGCCGATTTTAATGCCTTTAAGAACTACGTAAAACAAAGTAGTTTCTCTTTTGAGACCAAAGCAGAGCAGGCTATTAAAAAGGCGCTCTCTGGCGATGAAAATGACTTTTTAGGTTCAGATGTTCAAGACAGTTATAAAACCTTGTTAGCGAATATTGAAAAAGGTAAAATCAATGCTTTAGATAAATACCAAAGGGAGATTCAAAAGAATCTTGAAGATGAGATTGTAAAACGTTATTTCTACCGAGATGGTTTGTACCAATATTACTTAAACAACGACGACGCTATTTTGGCTGCTACCGAATTGTTAAGCAATAATTCTAAATACAGCGCTATATTAAAATAG